In Sideroxyarcus emersonii, one DNA window encodes the following:
- the ribBA gene encoding bifunctional 3,4-dihydroxy-2-butanone-4-phosphate synthase/GTP cyclohydrolase II, whose translation MTDIAPITEIIDEIRAGRMVVLVDEEDRENEGDLLFAAEFVTPEAINFMIRHARGLVCLTLTEERCRQLGISHMARDNKSPLGTNFTVSIEAAEGVTTGISASDRATTIRAAVKKNAGPADIVQPGHIFPIMARQGGVLVRAGHTEAGCDLAHMAGLMPAAVICEIIKEDGEMARLPDLIPFAREHGLKIGTIADLIEYRMHNEALVERVARRTVQTAYGEFDLVTYNDKTTQRTHLALVKGDIQPQNETLVRVHEPLSVMDFLEQVSLPNTTSVHDVLKKISQSAAGVLVMMHHTETSASLLARAAAKPESGHAQWDPRSYGIGAQILRDLNVGKMCLIATPRKLPSMAGFGLEVVRYCQSKDNK comes from the coding sequence ATGACAGACATCGCACCGATAACCGAGATCATCGACGAAATACGTGCCGGGCGCATGGTCGTGCTGGTGGACGAAGAGGATCGCGAGAACGAGGGCGACTTGCTGTTCGCCGCCGAATTCGTCACGCCGGAAGCGATCAACTTCATGATCCGCCACGCGCGCGGCCTGGTCTGCCTGACGCTGACCGAGGAACGTTGCCGCCAGCTTGGCATTTCGCATATGGCGCGGGACAACAAAAGTCCGCTCGGCACGAATTTCACCGTCTCCATCGAGGCCGCGGAAGGGGTGACCACAGGCATCTCGGCTTCCGATCGCGCCACCACCATCCGCGCGGCGGTGAAGAAGAATGCCGGCCCCGCGGATATCGTCCAGCCCGGCCACATCTTCCCGATCATGGCGCGGCAGGGCGGCGTGCTGGTGCGCGCCGGACATACCGAGGCGGGTTGCGACCTGGCGCACATGGCAGGGCTGATGCCGGCGGCAGTGATCTGCGAGATCATCAAGGAGGACGGCGAGATGGCCCGCCTGCCCGACCTGATCCCGTTTGCCAGGGAGCATGGCTTGAAGATCGGCACCATCGCCGACCTGATCGAGTATCGCATGCACAATGAGGCATTGGTGGAACGCGTGGCGCGCCGTACGGTACAGACCGCGTATGGCGAATTCGACCTGGTGACCTACAACGACAAGACCACGCAGCGTACCCACCTGGCGCTGGTGAAGGGCGACATCCAGCCGCAGAACGAGACGCTGGTGCGCGTGCACGAGCCGCTGTCGGTGATGGACTTCCTGGAGCAGGTCAGCCTGCCCAATACCACCAGCGTGCATGACGTGCTGAAGAAGATCAGCCAGTCCGCAGCCGGCGTGCTGGTGATGATGCACCACACCGAGACTTCGGCCAGCCTGCTGGCGCGTGCGGCGGCCAAACCCGAATCCGGCCATGCGCAGTGGGATCCGCGCAGCTACGGCATCGGCGCGCAGATCCTACGCGACCTGAATGTGGGCAAGATGTGCCTTATCGCCACCCCGCGCAAGCTGCCCAGCATGGCGGGCTTCGGCCTGGAAGTTGTGCGTTACTGTCAAAGCAAGGACAACAAATGA
- the ribH gene encoding 6,7-dimethyl-8-ribityllumazine synthase, which yields MREIEQNLNGKGLRIGIVQSRFNEVVCEGLLAACRAQLVQSGVGESDITLATVPGALEIPLVLQAMAQSGKFDALIALGAVIRGDTYHFEVVSNESARGVGEVQLHCGVPVANAILTTDTDEQAEVRMNVKGAEAALVAIEMVHLLKALA from the coding sequence ATGAGAGAGATCGAACAGAACCTGAACGGCAAGGGCCTGCGTATCGGCATCGTGCAGAGCCGTTTCAACGAAGTGGTGTGCGAAGGTTTGCTGGCCGCCTGCCGTGCGCAACTGGTGCAGAGCGGGGTCGGCGAGAGCGACATCACCCTGGCCACCGTACCCGGAGCCCTGGAGATACCGCTGGTGCTGCAAGCCATGGCGCAGAGCGGTAAGTTCGATGCACTCATCGCGCTGGGCGCGGTGATCCGCGGCGATACCTATCATTTCGAGGTCGTGTCCAATGAGTCCGCGCGCGGCGTCGGCGAGGTGCAGCTGCATTGCGGGGTGCCCGTCGCCAATGCCATCCTCACCACCGATACCGACGAGCAGGCGGAGGTGCGCATGAACGTCAAGGGCGCTGAAGCGGCGCTGGTCGCCATCGAGATGGTGCACCTGCTGAAAGCGCTGGCATGA
- the nusB gene encoding transcription antitermination factor NusB has translation MSDVKQNNPAKSLRHRARELAMQGVYEWRLSGKSATLIERGTRDEKSLGRYDTEFFGQLLKGAITQHEALSAQIAPHLDRKLDELSPVEYSVLLLGAYELVHHPEVPYRVVINEAVELAKTFGGSDGHKFVNGVLDKLAAQVRATEVAAK, from the coding sequence ATGAGCGACGTCAAGCAGAACAATCCGGCCAAGAGCCTGCGCCATCGTGCGCGCGAACTGGCCATGCAGGGCGTCTACGAATGGCGTCTTTCCGGCAAGAGCGCAACGCTGATCGAACGGGGCACGCGCGACGAAAAGAGCCTGGGGCGGTACGACACGGAGTTCTTCGGACAGCTGCTGAAAGGCGCGATCACCCAGCACGAAGCGTTGTCGGCCCAGATCGCGCCGCATCTGGACCGCAAACTGGACGAACTGAGCCCGGTCGAATATTCCGTGCTGCTGCTTGGTGCGTACGAACTGGTCCATCATCCCGAGGTGCCTTATCGCGTGGTCATCAACGAAGCGGTGGAACTGGCCAAGACCTTCGGCGGCAGCGACGGGCACAAGTTCGTCAACGGCGTGCTGGACAAGCTGGCGGCGCAGGTGCGCGCGACCGAGGTCGCCGCGAAATAA